One genomic window of Mercenaria mercenaria strain notata chromosome 2, MADL_Memer_1, whole genome shotgun sequence includes the following:
- the LOC123564422 gene encoding uncharacterized protein LOC123564422, with amino-acid sequence MCQAVGRALAFGEIYFFVTKNTFQLIYCLLPNIKLLISKNFTDSKEALDRYATKAHKALSDLKEKPSTPPEILFDLVQASSKSGDGKRDRKKTKRLEESNIQEQEFSPRKKKRVESPVESKEKENEDINRQVSQSPTGKLAEKEKGKTKATESKKDAKEQDPIQASVEQILPSQPQNHTHLMSDILNQFSAQDTSTSTETATGNEDWPCTQATSYTELLGEKQSPIKLTETWQLCRDADRQIQFQATVPDIQPALDLTPSEDFMTFLRLMVKPEVQQYAKMMLEHFSNLNSTTTNSDVQNSTTTHSDVQNSTTTLNDVQNSTTTLSDVWSPNVNRLNSFTQSYNYSQSMSTYTGNHDQSYQIESQPIDHSTPSHLEQLCVQPKPVTMERRTSPRKRPVKTLFGENLQLYAASWWLSTTVTAVSLNLRVE; translated from the exons ATGTGTCAggcagtcggtagagcactcgcctt tggtgaaatatatttttttgtgacaaaaaacaCCTTCCAGTTAATTTATTGTCTTTTGCCAAATATTAAACTCTTAATTTCTAAAAATTTTACAGACAGTAAAGAGGCACTGGACAGATATGCCACGAAGGCACATAAGGCTCTTTCAGACTTAAAGGAGAAGCCGTCGACTCCTCCAGAGATCTTGTTTGACTTGGTTCAGGCAAGTTCCAAGTCTGGTGATGGAAAAAGAGACCGAAAGAAAACCAAAAGATTAGAGGAAAGTAACATTCAGGAACAAGAGTTCTCGCCAAGAAAGAAAAAGAGGGTTGAATCACCAGTTGAgtccaaagaaaaagaaaatgaagatattAATAGACAGGTGTCACAGTCCCCTACCGGTAAATTGGccgaaaaagaaaaaggaaaaaccaAGGCTACAGAAAGCAAGAAGGATGCCAAAGAACAAGACCCAATTCAAGCCTCTGTTGAACAGATATTGCCATCACAACCTCAAAACCACACCCATTTAATGAGTGACATTTTGAACCAGTTCAGTGCCCAAGATACAAGCACTAGCACTGAAACTGCCACTGGCAATGAAGACTGGCCATGTACTCAAGCCACCTCATATACTGAATTGTTGGGAGAAAAGCAGTCCCCAATAAAGCTAACAGAGACATGGCAGTTATGTAGAGATGCAGATAGACAGATTCAGTTTCAAGCAACTGTTCCAGACATTCAACCAGCATTGGACTTAA CTCCAAGTGAAGATTTCATGACCTTCCTGCGTCTTATGGTGAAGCCCGAGGTTCAACAGTATGCAAAGATGATGTTAGAGCATTTTTCCAATTTG AATAGTACGACAACCAATAGTGATGTCCAGAATAGTACGACAACCCATAGTGATGTCCAGAATAGTACAACAACTCTTAATGATGTCCAGAATAGTACGACAACCCTAAGTGATGTCTGGTCTCCCAATGTTAACAGGCTAAACAGTTTTACTCAGTCTTATAACTAT AGTCAGTCAATGTCAACTTATACTGGTAACCATGATCAGTCATACCAGATTGAGTCACAACCAATTGACCACTCAACCCCAAGTCACTTAGAACAGTTG TGTGTCCAACCTAAACCTGTGACAATGGAGCGAAGAACATCACCAAGAAAGAGACCAGTGAAGACACTTTTTGGAGAAAAC CTTCAACTCTACGCAGCCAGTTGGTGGCTCTCCACAACAGTGACAGCAGTGTCTCTCAACTTG AGAGTGGAATAA
- the LOC123530535 gene encoding uncharacterized protein K02A2.6-like — MIRDRIVFGTNSAKAREKLINEGERLTLDKTISIMQNLEYCQEQLKAINANNIDAVKKRPSKPDTQPSQRRRQQQPRRKPPTTANSKCSYCGYNKHQRHEQCPARNATCNKCGFKDHFARVCRNKSVHELDLNGLNMSDNSDQDTFFVDMVNTCTSSKNLSPPEQAFVVLSVGPSQTPLKFKIDTGSSADVIPVSHFEKLNISYPLEPPDNGLTSYTGNSLPIRGMIRLNLGYNGASCLSAVYIVESNSVPLLSLNTCLTLGLVKLTYSIDTCEPLDKSKMMTLYGDLFKGVGTMLGEASLHIRPDATPVINPPRRVPEALREKLKQELNRMEKEGIVEKVTVPTDFVNSLVIVEKKSGQLRVCIDSKNLNDAIKRPHYPMRTIDDVTSRLTGAKYFSILDVTHAYWSVKLDEKSSFLTTFSTVFGRYRWLRLPYGISASSDIFMQKIDEVFEGLDGLTATVDDILVYGRSREEHDLNLKNALERARSKGVKFNPDKCVIGVTEVPFFGHLITSTGLKPDPSKIEAIANLEVPKTRRELENILGMANYMQKFAPNLAEVTSPMRALLKKDVEFLWDVPQTQSFDKMKDIITHSPVLAYFDPKQPVILECDSSLYGCGAALFQNGRPVAYASKTLTETESRYANIEREMNAIAFSCSRFHQYVYGRKVTVHSDNKPLCAIMQKHLCACPPRLQRMRLALSKYDLDVQFVPGKEIPTSDLLSRQPLKLTFENKDLDIHVHTVLKGLHISDRRLESLRLDTKNDVNMQLLKQTIIDGWPISRADCKAEIVEFFNHRDELSVADDLIFRGQTIVIPATARKHLIEAVHQGHFGVEKTTLRARELMFWPGMAKQISDYVSQCSVCQKHRYSNVKEPLEQHEIPDRPWQNIAADLFTLDDKDYLITTDYYSRFFEIDLLTNKQSLTVIRKLKVHMARYGICQKLVSDNGPEWSSKLFADSANDWGFTHVTSSPLHPISNGLIEKTVSIAKRLLRKAKESNRDPYLAILEYRNTPLECGFSPNQLLMGRRTKSILPITNAQLQPRTIEPKLIKTKMQKIKEKQKSNYDKTARKLPPLRLNEYVRIQINKMWEPAKVIETHNDRSYTVQTESGGIYHRNRVMINKTKEIFPEIRDTTPKLLAEYSQNSPVSRPNARNDHTLTPHLPDMPCSNPPCPKTRSGYGRQVIKNRRYYNENFTNN, encoded by the coding sequence ATGATTCGGGACAGAATCGTTTTTGGCACGAACAGCGCCAAAGCAAGAGAGAAATTGATAAACGAAGGAGAGAGATTAACATTAGACAAAACTATTTCAATTATGCAAAACCTTGAATATTGCCAGGAACAACTGAAGGCAATTAACGCAAACAACATCGACGCAGTGAAGAAAAGACCCTCAAAACCAGACACACAACCGTCACAACGCAGACGACAACAACAACCAAGGCGAAAACCACCGACGACGGCGAACTCCAAGTGTAGCTACTGCGGATACAATAAACACCAAAGACATGAACAATGTCCAGCTCGAAACGCTACTTGTAATAAATGTGGATTTAAAGATCATTTCGCACGCGTATGTAGAAACAAGTCAGTGCATGAACTGGATTTAAACGGATTAAATATGAGTGATAATAGTGATCAGGATACCTTCTTTGTTGACATGGTAAATACTTGTACATCTTCGAAAAATTTGTCTCCTCCAGAGCAAGCCTTTGTAGTTTTGTCCGTAGGCCCCTCCCAGACCccactgaaatttaaaatagacACAGGTAGCTCAGCTGATGTAATCCCagtcagccattttgaaaaacttAACATCAGTTACCCCTTAGAACCCCCTGATAATGGTTTAACCTCGTATACAGGTAACTCATTGCCAATTCGTGGCATGATTAGGTTAAATCTAGGTTACAACGGAGCCAGCTGTTTATCAGCTGTTTACATTGTAGAGAGCAACTCTGTTCCCCTGCTGAGTTTAAACACATGTCTTACACTAGGTCTGGTCAAGTTAACGTACTCTATCGATACTTGTGAACCCTTAGACAAGAGCAAAATGATGACTCTATATGGCGACCTATTTAAAGGGGTGGGGACCATGCTCGGGGAAGCTAGTTTGCATATTAGACCGGACGCCACACCGGTTATCAACCCCCCTAGAAGAGTTCCTGAAGCCCTGAGAGAGAAATTAAAGCAAGAGCTAAATCGCATGGAAAAAGAGGGAATCGTAGAAAAGGTCACTGTCCCAACAGATTTTGTGAACTCCCTGGTAATAGTTGAGAAAAAATCAGGACAGTTGAGAGTATGTATTGACAGTAAGAATCTTAATGACGCAATAAAACGTCCACATTACCCCATGAGAACGATTGACGATGTGACGTCACGACTTACCGGCGCAAAGTATTTCAGTATACTTGATGTTACACATGCCTACTGGTCCGTAAAGCTCGACGAGAAATCGTCTTTTCTCACGACATTTAGTACAGTGTTCGGGCGATACCGATGGCTGAGACTGCCCTACGGTATATCTGCATCGAGTGACATATTCATGCAGAAAATCGACGAAGTATTTGAAGGACTTGACGGACTGACGGCAACTGTAGATGACATACTTGTGTATGGTAGATCAAGAGAGGAACATGACTTGAACTTAAAGAACGCTCTTGAGAGAGCAAGGTCAAAAGGTGTCAAGTTCAATCCTGACAAGTGCGTGATAGGGGTTACAGAAGTACCGTTCTTTGGTCACTTGATCACATCAACCGGATTAAAGCCTGACCCCTCAAAAATCGAGGCTATTGCAAACCTCGAAGTCCCGAAGACACGACGAGAATTAGAAAATATTCTTGGTATGGCAAATTACATGCAGAAATTTGCACCAAACTTGGCAGAGGTAACTAGCCCAATGAGAGCattgttaaaaaaagatgttgaGTTTTTATGGGACGTACCACAGACTCAGtcatttgacaaaatgaaagaCATCATTACGCACAGTCCTGTTCTGGCGTATTTTGACCCTAAACAGCCGGTGATACTCGAATGTGACAGTTCCTTATATGGGTGTGGCGCCGCCCTCTTCCAAAATGGCCGCCCTGTAGCATATGCAAGTAAAACCCTGACGGAAACCGAGTCCCGATACGCCAATATCGAAAGAGAGATGAACGCGATTGCATTTTCATGCTCTCGATTTCACCAGTATGTTTATGGTAGAAAGGTCACCGTTCATAGCGACAACAAACCTCTATGTGCGATAATGCAAAAACATCTATGTGCATGTCCGCCAAGACTACAAAGAATGAGACTGGCACTAAGCAAATACGACTTAGACGTGCAATTTGTACCGGGTAAAGAAATTCCCACTAGCGACCTTCTGTCTAGACAGCCTCTGAAGCTGACATTTGAAAACAAAGACCTTGACATTCATGTTCACACAGTTCTTAAAGGTCTGCACATCTCTGACCGCCGTCTAGAGTCGTTAAGGCTCGACACAAAAAACGATGTTAACATGCAGCtcctaaaacaaacaattattgaCGGTTGGCCAATTTCCCGCGCAGACTGTAAAGCTGAAATAGTGGAATTTTTTAATCACAGGGACGAACTTTCCGTTGCAGACGACCTAATATTCAGAGGTCAGACGATAGTTATTCCCGCCACTGCTAGGAAACATCTGATAGAGGCAGTTCACCAAGGTCACTTTGGGGTGGAAAAAACCACTCTAAGAGCAAGAGAACTCATGTTCTGGCCAGGCATGGCCAAACAAATTTCTGACTATGTTTCTCAGTGTTCTGTGTGTCAGAAACACAGATACTCAAATGTGAAAGAACCCCTTGAACAACATGAAATTCCAGACAGACCATGGCAAAACATTGCCGCTGACTTGTTCACTCTTGATGACAAAGACTATCTAATTACGACGGATTATTACTCCCGCTTTTTTGAAATAGATCTTTTAACCAATAAACAAAGTTTGACGGTCATCAGAAAACTCAAGGTACATATGGCTAGATACGGGATTTGCCAGAAATTGGTTTCAGACAATGGTCCAGAATGGTCATCAAAATTATTTGCAGATTCTGCAAATGATTGGGGTTTTACGCATGTCACATCCAGCCCCCTCCATCCGATCTCAAACGGCTTAATTGAGAAAACCGTCTCAATTGCGAAGCGCTTACTTCGTAAGGCTAAAGAAAGCAACAGAGATCCATATTTAGCTATTCTCGAATACAGGAATACACCCCTTGAATGTGGTTTCTCCCCAAATCAGCTCCTAATGGGTAGAAGAACAAAATCTATTCTACCCATAACCAACGCACAGCTCCAGCCTAGAACCATCGAACCAAAActgatcaaaacaaaaatgcagaaaatcaaagaaaagcaaaAGTCAAATTATGACAAGACAGCTAGAAAGCTGCCTCCCCTACGGTTAAATGAATACGTCAGAATTCAGATAAACAAAATGTGGGAACCAGCCAAGGTCATAGAGACACACAATGATAGGTCGTACACAGTCCAGACCGAATCAGGTGGTATTTACCACCGAAACAGAGTTATGATAAACAAAACCAAGGAAATATTTCCAGAAATACGGGATACCACGCCTAAACTTTTAGCGGAATATTCCCAGAATTCTCCCGTTTCGCGCCCCAATGCTAGGAATGACCACACATTGACCCCGCATTTACCTGATATGCCCTGCTCTAACCCTCCTTGTCCTAAAACACGCTCTGGTTATGGTAGACAAGTGATTAAGAACAGACGTTATTACAACGAGAACTTTACAAACAATTAA